From the genome of Solibacillus sp. FSL H8-0538:
TACTAATGGGAAATGTTATTTTTCTAATACAGTTAAGAAGGGGATGTGCAAAATGACAAAACAATTTGATCCGACAGTAACGTTACAGGAAATTGAAGATAAGTTTCAAATGTTTCAAATTTTAAACGAAGAAGGGGAAGTTGTAAACGAAGAAGCGAATCCAAATTTATCGGATGAAGAACTGGTAGAGCTAATGACGCGTATGGTGTTTACCCGCATTTTAGATCAACGTTCAATTTCACTAAATCGCCAAGGTCGTTTAGGTTTCTATGCGCCAACAGCTGGTCAAGAAGCATCGCAACTGGCATCTCAGTTTGCACTTGAAAAAGAAGATTGGATTTTACCGGGTTACCGTGATGTGCCGCAAATTTTCTGGCATGGCTTACCATTATGGAAAGCATTTTTATTTAGCCGCGGTCATTTCATCGGCAATCAGGTACCAGAAGGTGTAAATGTATTAGCACCACAAATCATTATTGGTGCACAGTATATTCAAGCAGCTGGTGTTGCATTGGGCATTCAAAAGCGTGGCAAAAAAAATGTTGCGATTACGTATACGGGTGACGGCGGTTCTTCACAAGGTGACTTCTATGAAGGTATTAACTTTGCGGGTGCCTTTAAATCGCCAGCGATTTTCATCGTACAAAATAACCAGTTTGCGATTTCAACTCCACGTGAATTACAAACAGCAGCAAAAACAATTGCGCAAAAAGGGATTGCTGCTGGAATACCATCTATTTTAGTTGATGGTATGGATCCACTAGCGGTATACGTAGCAACACGTGATGCACGTGTGCGCGCGGTAAATGGCGAAGGACCAACATTAATTGAAACAATGTGTTACCGCTACGGTCCGCACACGATGGCAGGGGATGACCCAACACGTTATCGTACGTCTGATACAGATAATGAGTGGGCAGCAAAAGACCCAATCGTTCGTTTCCGAAAATATTTAGAAGTGAAGGGTTTATGGTCACAAGAAAAAGAAGAAGCAGTTATTGAACGTGCTAAGGAAGAAATTAAAGAAGCGATCAAACTAGCAGACCAAGCACCAAAACAAAAAGTAACAGAACTAATGGATAATATGTATGAGGGCGATATGCCTTATAACTTACAAGAACAGTATGCAATCTACAAAGAGAAGGAGTCGAAATAAGCGATGGCACAAATGACGATGATCCAGGCGATTACAGACGCACTACGCTGTGAATTAAAAAATGACGAAAACGTTTTATTATTCGGCGAAGACATTGGCGTAAACGGAGGCGTATTCCGTGCAACGGAAGGGCTTCAAAAGGAATTTGGCGTTGACCGTGTTTTCGACACACCACTAGCAGAATCAGGGATTGGTGGTTTAGCAATTGGTCTTTCTCTACAAGGTTTCCGTCCAGTTCCAGAAATCCAATTTTTCGGTTTCGTATATGAAGTAATGGACTCGATTAGCGGACAGCTTGCACGTTTACGTTACCGTTCTGGCGGTACGTATCATGCACCAGTTACGATTCGATCTCCTTTTGGCGGTGGCGTGCATACTCCAGAAATGCACTCGGACAGCTTAGAAGGCTTAATGGCACAGCAACCAGGTTTGAAGGTTGTCATTCCGTCAACGCCTTACGATGCAAAAGGTTTACTTATTTCATCAATCCGTGATAATGATCCGGTTATTTTCTTAGAGCATTTAAAATTATATCGTTCATTCCGTGAAGAAGTTCCAGAAGAATCGTACACTGTGCCGATTGGGAAAGCGGATGTGAAGCGTGAAGGAAAAGATTTATCGATTATCGCTTACGGTTTAATGGTACATGAAAGTTTAAAAGCCGCAGAAGAATTAGAAAAAGAAGGTTATTCTGTAGAAGTAGTCGACCTTCGTACAATCCAACCTTTAGATATTGAAACTATTATTGCATCTGTAGAAAAAACAGGTCGTGCAATTGTTGTGCAAGAGGCGCAAAAGCAAGCAGGAATCGCAGCGAATGTCGTAGCTGAAATTACAGAACGTGCGATTTTAAGCTTAGAAGCCCCTGTTTTACGTGTAGCAGCACCGGATACAATATATCCATTCCCACAGGCGGAAGGTGTTTGGTTACCGACTTTTAAAGATGTAATGGAAACAGCAAAAAAAGTTTTAACATTCTAAGAATAGAGGGTGAAATAGATGGCATTTACTTTTCGTTTACCGGATATCGGAGAAGGTATTCATGAAGGTGAAATCGTAAAGTGGTTCGTAAAAGCGGGCGACAAAGTTCAAGAAGATGATATTTTATGTGAAGTTCAAAATGATAAAGCGGTTGTAGAAATACCTTCTCCTGTAGAAGGTATAGTTGAAGAAATCTTTGTTGGCGAAGGAGTAGTTGCTATAGTTGGTGATGCGTTAATTCGCTTTGACGCACCGGGCTATGAAGATTTAAAACTAAAAGGTGACGATCACCATGAAGCAAATACGGAAGCGCAAGTACAAGCAATAGTTGAAGCGGGACAAGACGTTGTGAAAGCTGAGGCGCCGAAAGAAGCACCTGTTGCAGTGGAAGCACCGAAGTCTGAACCTGCTATGGAAGTAGAAACATCTACTAAACGTATTATTGCGATGCCTTCTATTCGTAAATTTGCACGTGAACACGAAGTTGATATTCAACAAGTTGTTGGCTCAGGTACAAATGGTCGAATTTTAAAAGAAGATGTTGAACAATTTATGAACGGTGGCCAAGTGGAAGAAGTATCGACAGCGCCA
Proteins encoded in this window:
- the pdhA gene encoding pyruvate dehydrogenase (acetyl-transferring) E1 component subunit alpha, which codes for MCKMTKQFDPTVTLQEIEDKFQMFQILNEEGEVVNEEANPNLSDEELVELMTRMVFTRILDQRSISLNRQGRLGFYAPTAGQEASQLASQFALEKEDWILPGYRDVPQIFWHGLPLWKAFLFSRGHFIGNQVPEGVNVLAPQIIIGAQYIQAAGVALGIQKRGKKNVAITYTGDGGSSQGDFYEGINFAGAFKSPAIFIVQNNQFAISTPRELQTAAKTIAQKGIAAGIPSILVDGMDPLAVYVATRDARVRAVNGEGPTLIETMCYRYGPHTMAGDDPTRYRTSDTDNEWAAKDPIVRFRKYLEVKGLWSQEKEEAVIERAKEEIKEAIKLADQAPKQKVTELMDNMYEGDMPYNLQEQYAIYKEKESK
- a CDS encoding alpha-ketoacid dehydrogenase subunit beta, with amino-acid sequence MAQMTMIQAITDALRCELKNDENVLLFGEDIGVNGGVFRATEGLQKEFGVDRVFDTPLAESGIGGLAIGLSLQGFRPVPEIQFFGFVYEVMDSISGQLARLRYRSGGTYHAPVTIRSPFGGGVHTPEMHSDSLEGLMAQQPGLKVVIPSTPYDAKGLLISSIRDNDPVIFLEHLKLYRSFREEVPEESYTVPIGKADVKREGKDLSIIAYGLMVHESLKAAEELEKEGYSVEVVDLRTIQPLDIETIIASVEKTGRAIVVQEAQKQAGIAANVVAEITERAILSLEAPVLRVAAPDTIYPFPQAEGVWLPTFKDVMETAKKVLTF